A single genomic interval of Megalobrama amblycephala isolate DHTTF-2021 linkage group LG17, ASM1881202v1, whole genome shotgun sequence harbors:
- the map2k2b gene encoding dual specificity mitogen-activated protein kinase kinase 2b: MAPKKRPDPIVITGTGEGQPTSTSIDAASEANLEALQKKLEELDLDEQQKKRLEAFLTQKANLGELKDDDFQHICELGAGNGGVVNKVCHKPSGLVMARKLIHLEIKPAIRHQIIRELQVLHECNSPYIVGFYGAFYSDGEISICMENMDGGSLDQVLKDARRIPEEILGKVSIAVLRGLAYLREKHQIIHRDVKPSNILVNSRGEIKLCDFGVSGQLIDSMANSFVGTRSYMSPERLQGTHYSVQSDVWSMGLSLVELAIGRYPIPPPDAKELEGIFGRAMMDVGGAETHSTSPRPRPPGRPVSGHGPVMAIFELLDYIVNEPPPKLPHGVFTPDFQDFVTKCLIKNPADRADLKMLTNHTFIKRSEVEEVDFAGWLCKTIGLNQPSTPTQTAE, encoded by the exons ATGGCTCCAAAAAAGAGACCAGATCCCATAGTTATAACTGGAACTGGAGAAGGACAGCCAACCTCTACATCCATAGATGCTGCGTCAGA AGCGAATCTTGAGGCCCTGCAGAAGAAGTTGGAAGAGCTCGACTTGGACGAGCAACAGAAGAAGCGTCTGGAAGCTTTTCTCACGCAGAAAGCCAATCTGGGCGAGCTGAAAGATGATGATTTCCAGCATATCTGTGAACTGGGAGCTGGGAATGGAGGTGTGGTCAATAAAGTGTGCCACAAACCCTCGGGTCTCGTAATGGCCCGGAAG TTAATCCATCTGGAGATCAAACCCGCCATCAGACATCAGATCATCAGGGAGCTGCAGGTCCTGCATGAGTGTAACTCTCCCTACATCGTGGGTTTCTACGGGGCGTTTTACAGCGACGGGGAGATCAGCATCTGTATGGAGAACATG GACGGAGGCTCTTTGGATCAGGTTCTGAAAGATGCTCGCAGAATTCCAGAGGAGATCTTGGGAAAAGTCAGCATAGCT GTTTTAAGAGGTCTCGCTTACCTTCGAGAAAAGCACCAGATAATTCACAGAG ATGTGAAACCTTCAAATATTCTGGTAAATTCTCGCGGGGAGATCAAACTGTGTGACTTCGGCGTGAGCGGGCAGCTCATCGACTCAATGGCCAACTCTTTTGTAGGAACACGCTCGTACATGTCG CCGGAGAGGTTGCAGGGCACTCATTACTCGGTGCAGTCAGATGTGTGGAGTATGGGTCTCTCTCTGGTGGAGTTGGCCATCGGCCGGTATCCCATTCCTCCGCCCGACGCCAAGGAGCTGGAGGGGATCTTCGGCAGGGCAATGATGGATGTTGGGGGGGCAGAGACGCACAGTACCTCTCCTCGACCCAGACCCCCGGGCAGACCCGTCAGCG GTCATGGGCCCGTCATGGCTATATTTGAGCTGCTGGATTATATAGTCAACGAG CCGCCTCCTAAACTGCCTCACGGCGTCTTCACTCCTGATTTCCAGGACTTTGTGACCAAATG TCTCATTAAAAACCCTGCAGACAGAGCGGACCTGAAGATGCTGACG AATCACACGTTTATCAAGCGCTCAGAGGTGGAGGAGGTGGACTTCGCTGGATGGTTGTGTAAAACTATAGGGCTCAATCAGCCCAGCACACCCACACAAACAGCCGAATGA